One window of Alkaliphilus metalliredigens QYMF genomic DNA carries:
- a CDS encoding prenyltransferase/squalene oxidase repeat-containing protein, producing MKTLNKDCFDQASKSIMKYGRALEKSLYQKHFNNGTDQSIMNELKKFQNEDGGFGQGIESDFRLPSSSPMATSVGLGHLSKLDDLEESQEMIQAAIGYLETSFDKDKNGWFAVPKEVNDFPHAPWWHFNEADGMTVIDRNWGNPSAEILAYLYQYRQYVKKLDVDGLVDYAIRHIENVQEIDSENEIFCYIKLYDVLPEELQKRLYKRISLAIEQVIIYDEEKWHEYVPIPVDFVKSSNSNQFGVVEAKLNRNLDFILNELESNGKINPPWGESFYEGDLKDAYNEWIGLLTLKALVNLDGFERIEE from the coding sequence TTGAAAACATTAAATAAGGATTGCTTTGATCAAGCCAGTAAGTCAATTATGAAATACGGAAGAGCATTAGAAAAAAGTCTTTATCAAAAGCATTTTAATAATGGTACTGATCAGTCAATTATGAATGAGCTAAAGAAATTTCAAAATGAAGATGGTGGCTTTGGACAGGGTATCGAATCAGACTTTAGATTACCTTCTTCTTCACCAATGGCCACCTCCGTGGGATTGGGACATTTATCAAAACTAGATGACTTGGAAGAATCACAAGAAATGATACAAGCTGCAATAGGTTACCTGGAGACATCCTTTGACAAGGATAAAAATGGGTGGTTTGCTGTGCCTAAAGAAGTAAATGATTTTCCACATGCCCCATGGTGGCATTTTAATGAAGCCGATGGCATGACAGTAATCGATAGAAACTGGGGAAATCCCTCTGCAGAAATACTGGCTTATCTTTATCAATATAGACAGTATGTAAAAAAGCTAGATGTGGATGGTTTAGTAGATTACGCAATCAGACATATTGAAAACGTACAAGAAATAGACTCAGAAAACGAAATTTTTTGTTATATCAAGCTATATGATGTCCTACCTGAAGAATTACAAAAGCGATTATACAAAAGAATTTCATTGGCAATAGAACAAGTGATTATTTACGATGAGGAAAAATGGCATGAATATGTACCAATACCAGTGGACTTTGTAAAAAGCTCAAATAGCAATCAATTTGGTGTTGTAGAAGCAAAACTAAATCGCAATCTAGACTTTATCCTTAATGAATTAGAGTCAAATGGAAAAATTAATCCACCCTGGGGAGAAAGCTTTTATGAGGGAGATTTAAAGGATGCCTATAATGAATGGATAGGCCTACTGACCTTAAAGGCACTAGTCAACTTAGATGGGTTTGAGCGTATTGAAGAATAG
- a CDS encoding TetR/AcrR family transcriptional regulator — protein MNENKLTNRQIQSKKTQEKIYNTAIELIEEKGFHNIKVSEICEVADVSIGSFYNCFKSKNDILTEIFKVGDQFFLDDVSNNIMEGTALERIDTFFRYYAEFNVERGLDFVKQLYHVDNNLFAIKGRQIQAVLKTVIVYGQSTGEIASHMTPDEIVAYLFVAVRGAVYNWCLHDGQYDLVHYIDRYVKLLVKAIID, from the coding sequence ATGAATGAAAATAAATTAACCAATAGACAAATACAATCAAAAAAGACTCAGGAAAAAATATATAATACAGCTATTGAATTAATTGAAGAGAAAGGGTTTCATAATATAAAAGTGTCCGAAATATGTGAGGTTGCTGACGTATCTATTGGTTCCTTTTATAATTGCTTTAAATCTAAAAATGATATATTAACTGAAATATTTAAGGTAGGGGATCAGTTTTTTTTAGATGATGTATCGAATAATATTATGGAAGGAACTGCCCTAGAGAGGATTGATACTTTCTTCCGTTATTACGCTGAATTTAATGTTGAACGAGGGTTAGATTTTGTTAAGCAATTATATCATGTTGATAATAACTTGTTTGCAATCAAGGGCCGTCAAATCCAAGCGGTGTTAAAAACTGTAATCGTATATGGACAAAGCACCGGGGAGATTGCTAGTCACATGACGCCTGATGAAATTGTTGCATATTTATTTGTTGCTGTCCGAGGAGCTGTGTACAACTGGTGTTTACATGATGGCCAATATGATCTTGTTCACTACATTGATCGTTATGTGAAATTATTAGTGAAAGCAATTATTGATTAA
- the ybaK gene encoding Cys-tRNA(Pro) deacylase encodes MAKVKTNAMRILDKADILYDVHTYDHSDGSIDGISVAQKIERPVEQVYKTLVTQGTSKEYYVFMIPVVDELDLKAAARAVAEKSIEMIKIADINKITGYIRGGCSPMGMKKDYKAVLDSSCQALNTVIVSAGKLGYQIELKPEDLMKVTRCKIESITMGK; translated from the coding sequence TTGGCAAAAGTAAAAACAAATGCCATGCGAATTCTTGATAAGGCGGATATTCTCTATGATGTACATACCTACGATCACAGTGATGGATCCATCGATGGGATTTCAGTTGCGCAAAAAATAGAAAGACCTGTTGAACAAGTGTATAAGACCCTTGTGACCCAAGGAACAAGTAAAGAATATTATGTTTTTATGATTCCTGTTGTGGATGAACTTGATTTAAAAGCAGCGGCCAGGGCAGTGGCTGAAAAATCCATTGAGATGATTAAGATTGCTGACATTAATAAGATTACAGGTTATATTCGTGGAGGCTGTTCACCAATGGGAATGAAAAAAGACTATAAAGCCGTACTAGACAGCTCCTGCCAAGCCTTAAATACAGTAATTGTAAGCGCAGGAAAGCTAGGATATCAAATAGAACTGAAGCCTGAGGACCTAATGAAGGTCACCCGTTGTAAAATAGAAAGCATTACCATGGGAAAATAA
- a CDS encoding WYL domain-containing protein: MSQLKLTDTKFTLRDVPAEKYDLDNYFTNENTKITMIINRSLEYQIVDRYGVDSYEIIDDNRIKFDLVYTDYQYAMEFIRSLGDNVYILSPKWIIDELKTTAEKILEMYK, translated from the coding sequence ATGAGCCAGCTCAAACTGACTGACACAAAATTCACCCTAAGGGATGTTCCTGCTGAAAAATACGATCTGGATAACTATTTTACCAATGAAAATACAAAAATCACGATGATTATTAACCGTTCCCTTGAATATCAAATTGTTGATCGGTATGGTGTTGATTCCTATGAAATTATAGATGATAATCGCATTAAGTTTGATTTAGTCTATACTGATTACCAATATGCAATGGAGTTTATACGAAGTCTCGGCGATAACGTCTATATTTTATCGCCAAAGTGGATCATTGATGAGTTGAAAACCACTGCAGAAAAAATATTAGAAATGTATAAATGA
- a CDS encoding AlkZ-related protein, with product MMSDYDTNKNIAKYSDFVSMVEDLGFMPLSNNCIDFINLADLTVKEEWHTGLSTDPWLWRLRIEQDSKAAYAKLFDKKPGFISPEWYPKFIAARRKGRSFSQMYSEGLLSNYAKQIYRLFESNETLAVHEIKSLGGFTKELNAKYESAMSELQMGMFITVKGTKQKVSAKGEPYGWPSTAYSTVEAWAGEKLMEEANQLKPEDAMDAILLKIKDITPNAEPRKLKRFMGF from the coding sequence ATGATGTCTGATTATGACACAAATAAAAACATAGCTAAATATAGTGACTTTGTTTCTATGGTAGAAGATTTGGGGTTTATGCCCTTATCAAATAACTGTATTGACTTTATCAACCTTGCTGATTTAACAGTGAAAGAGGAGTGGCATACTGGCCTATCAACAGATCCGTGGTTATGGCGCCTAAGGATAGAGCAGGATTCTAAAGCCGCCTATGCAAAACTGTTTGATAAAAAGCCAGGATTTATTTCTCCTGAATGGTATCCTAAGTTTATAGCTGCCAGAAGAAAAGGACGAAGTTTTTCTCAGATGTATTCGGAAGGGCTGCTAAGTAATTATGCCAAACAAATATATCGTTTATTTGAAAGTAACGAGACCTTAGCCGTTCATGAGATCAAATCATTGGGGGGATTTACTAAGGAGTTGAATGCTAAATATGAGTCAGCCATGAGCGAGCTACAAATGGGAATGTTCATAACCGTAAAGGGTACAAAACAAAAAGTAAGTGCTAAAGGAGAGCCATATGGCTGGCCTTCTACTGCATATTCTACTGTAGAGGCATGGGCAGGGGAGAAGCTTATGGAGGAGGCAAATCAACTGAAACCTGAGGATGCAATGGATGCAATTTTGCTGAAAATTAAAGACATTACTCCAAATGCTGAGCCAAGAAAGCTGAAACGATTTATGGGTTTCTAA
- a CDS encoding OsmC family protein, whose product MALIEVGFPGNKRVDANIKGFTVNTDQPISGGGDGGAPSPFDLFLSSIATCAGIYALIFCENKGIDTTGLKLALDVIRNEENGGMDQIDLKLNLPEGFPQKYEKAIINAMNLCTVKKFIANPPEFTTSIQK is encoded by the coding sequence ATGGCATTAATTGAGGTAGGATTTCCAGGAAATAAGCGTGTAGATGCGAATATTAAAGGATTTACAGTAAATACAGATCAACCGATTTCGGGAGGTGGGGATGGAGGGGCACCGAGTCCCTTTGATTTGTTTTTATCCTCAATTGCAACCTGCGCAGGAATCTATGCATTGATATTTTGTGAGAATAAGGGGATTGATACCACGGGGCTAAAATTAGCATTGGATGTCATCAGAAATGAAGAAAATGGAGGGATGGATCAAATAGATTTGAAATTAAATTTACCAGAAGGATTCCCTCAAAAATATGAAAAGGCAATTATAAATGCAATGAACTTATGTACTGTGAAAAAGTTTATTGCAAACCCACCTGAATTTACCACAAGCATACAAAAATAG
- a CDS encoding HTH domain-containing protein: MKIDRLLGILTMLLNNDRTTAKNLAEKFEVSVRTIQ, translated from the coding sequence ATGAAAATTGATAGACTTCTTGGCATCTTAACCATGCTTTTAAATAATGATAGAACAACAGCAAAGAATTTAGCTGAAAAATTCGAGGTATCTGTTCGAACGATTCAATGA